GACGGTCGATAGTGCTGACCTGACTTGGGTCCGGAAAAGTTTTGGTGCTTTATATGCATGTGGCTTATTTGCAGAGCGGGTATTTGCATGTAATATAAATATATGCAAGATATATGCCTTCATGGGAGGAATAATAATCAAGGGCTCATGGTCCCTCCTCTTCTATTTCATCAGGGTAAGCAGAGTGAAAATAGCTGCTGTATAGGCAATCAAAAGACCAGCAACCCAACCTACTACCCATTTAATTGTGCTGGATTTTGCTTGTCCTATCTCCGATCTGACCTTCTCTATTTCCAGCTTGACCGATTCAATCTCTTTGGTCAGCTTAAGCTCAGTTTCTTTGATCTCTCCCCGTACCTGCTCTATTTCTTTGGTCAGTTTAAGTTCTGCTTCTTTGATTTCTCCCCGTACCTGTTCAATCTCTTTGGTCAGCTTAAGCTCAGTTTCCCGGATATCCCCTTTTACTTCCCGGATATCCTCTTTTGTTGCCAATTCCCGTTTATGATCGCTTATCAGTGCTTCAATATCTCTCACCGCTGCCTGAGCTTTTTCCTTGCCGAAGGTTCCTGAGAAGATATCAAACAGTTCTATTGCCTCGATACTCATCTTGTGGTCACCTTCAGGTTACTTGCCTTTTTAAGAAAATCGTCTACATCTGACCTGTAGATTCGGTAATCTCTGCCGACTTTGGCCGCTCTCAACTGTCCTGTCTTGATAAGTTTAAAGACAGTCGGTCTCGTAACCTTGAGGTATTCCATAACCTCTTTTGTGGTTA
The genomic region above belongs to bacterium and contains:
- a CDS encoding helix-turn-helix domain-containing protein, whose product is MVKQEEILTTKEVMEYLKVTRPTVFKLIKTGQLRAAKVGRDYRIYRSDVDDFLKKASNLKVTTR